From the Lathyrus oleraceus cultivar Zhongwan6 chromosome 4, CAAS_Psat_ZW6_1.0, whole genome shotgun sequence genome, one window contains:
- the LOC127073924 gene encoding GDSL esterase/lipase At5g62930, with amino-acid sequence MRENIVLFGDSITQQAFQNGWGSSLADAYSRKADVLVRGYGGYNTRWALFLLNHIFPLGSSKPPIATTIFFGANDAAIAGRTSERQHVPLPEFKQNLQKIVNHLKSSSPTMLIVLITPPPVCEEGRRAFAISLYGDNARKLSERTNEVTGQYAKVCVETAKEMGVAYIDLWSKMQETDGWQKKFLRDGLHLTVDGNEVVYEEVIKVFNEAGLSADKMPLDFPHHSKIDHKNPEIAFQQNICDASL; translated from the exons ATGAGAGAAAATATAGTGTTGTTTGGAGATTCAATAACGCAGCAAGCGTTTCAAAATGGTTGGGGTTCTTCACTCGCCGATGCCTATTCTCGCA AGGCTGATGTACTTGTTCGTGGCTACGGCGGTTACAACACTAGATGGGCTTTGTTCTTGCTCAATCATATCTTCCCTCTC GGGTCGAGTAAACCGCCTATTGCCACCACAATTTTCTTCGGTGCTAATGATGCGGCTATAGCCGGAAGAACCAGTGAAAGACAACATGTACCTCTTCCAGAATTCAAACAAAACCTCCAAAAAATTGTCAACCACTTGAAG TCAAGCTCACCAACTATGCTTATCGTGCTTATTACTCCACCCCCGGTTTGTGAGGAAGGGCGTCGAGCATTTGCCAT ATCCTTATACGGTGATAATGCTCGTAAATTGTCTGAAAGAACAAATGAAGTTACCGGTCAATATGCAAAAGTATGTGTTGAGACAGCTAAGGAAATGGGTGTGGCTTACATCGATTTATGGTCCAAAATGCAAGAAACAGATGGCTGGCAAAAGAAATTTTTAAG AGATGGGTTGCACTTGACAGTAGATGGAAATGAAGTAGTATATGAAGAAGTGATCAAGGTGTTCAATGAGGCAGGACTTTCTGCTGATAAAATGCCACTTGATTTCCCTCACCACTCTAAAATTGATCACAAAAATCCTGAGATCGCATTCCAGCAGAATATTTGTGATGCCTCATTATAG